One genomic window of Arthrobacter caoxuetaonis includes the following:
- the secA gene encoding preprotein translocase subunit SecA, translated as MASLLERVLRTGDKKTLKTLRNYADAINVLEDEYKAMSDAELRAETDSLKERHADGESLDDLLPEAFALVREAAGRTLGMRHFDVQLMGGAALHLGNIAEMKTGEGKTLVATAPAFLNALTGRGVHIVTVNDYLAQYQSELMGRVFRFLGMSTGCIVSNQDPATRREQYAADITYGTNNEFGFDYLRDNMAWSASELVQRGHHYAIVDEVDSILIDEARTPLIISGAASGDVNRWYTEFAKVVQRLSLDQDYEVDEKKRTVGVLESGIEKVEDYLGISNLYEAANTPLIGFLNNAIKAKELFKRDKDYVILNGEILIVDEHTGRILAGRRYNEGMHQAIEAKEGVQIKAENQTLATVTLQNYFRLYEKLSGMTGTAETEAAEFMSTYKLGVVPIPTNKPMARLDQPDLIYKNEVAKFDAVVKDIAERHASGQPVLVGTTSVEKSEYLSKQLAKAGIRHEVLNAKNHAREAAIVAQAGRKGAVTVATNMAGRGTDIMLGGNAEFNAVAELNSRGLDPAENPEAYEAAWPAALEKAQSAVAAEHDEVRALGGLYVLGTERHESRRIDNQLRGRSGRQGDPGESRFYLSLTDDLMRLFNSGAAERIMNSSSMPDDVALESKLVSKAIQNAQGQVEGRNAEQRKNVLKYDDVLNRQREAIYGDRRRILEGDDLHEKVGFFLEDVIGAIVNDATAEGHGDDWDLETLWKNLKIVYPVGLTVDEVIDEAGGRAQLTRDFLLNEILSDARLAYQAREDAIGSAAMRELERRVVLSVIGRKWQEHLYEMDYLKEGIGLRAMAQRDPLVEYQREGFVMFQTMMEAIREESIRYLFNVEVQVSEPAVPEALAGIKDARGALGTPIIKAAGLEAPERPASLQFSAPNSQGQVETRVERTTPAKQSGSGSPAEPASRRDVRASSKKKRRK; from the coding sequence GTGGCATCACTTCTCGAACGAGTTCTTCGCACCGGCGACAAGAAGACGCTGAAAACACTGCGTAACTACGCCGACGCGATCAACGTGCTCGAGGACGAGTACAAAGCCATGTCTGACGCTGAGCTGCGGGCCGAAACGGACAGCCTCAAAGAGCGCCACGCGGACGGTGAATCGCTGGATGATTTGCTCCCAGAGGCCTTTGCGCTGGTCCGTGAGGCGGCAGGCCGGACCCTGGGGATGCGTCACTTTGACGTGCAGCTGATGGGCGGCGCTGCCCTTCACCTTGGAAACATCGCAGAAATGAAGACCGGTGAAGGCAAGACCCTCGTCGCCACCGCACCCGCTTTCCTGAACGCACTGACCGGCCGCGGCGTCCACATCGTCACCGTGAACGACTACCTGGCCCAGTACCAGTCCGAGCTTATGGGCCGCGTTTTCCGCTTCCTGGGCATGAGCACAGGCTGCATCGTCTCGAACCAGGACCCGGCCACCCGCCGTGAGCAGTACGCCGCAGACATCACGTACGGCACCAACAACGAGTTCGGGTTCGACTACCTGCGCGACAACATGGCCTGGAGCGCTTCGGAACTTGTCCAGCGCGGCCACCACTACGCCATCGTTGACGAAGTCGACTCCATCCTTATTGACGAGGCCCGCACCCCGCTGATCATCTCCGGTGCCGCGAGCGGCGACGTGAACCGCTGGTATACCGAGTTTGCCAAGGTAGTCCAGCGGCTGAGCCTGGACCAGGACTATGAAGTCGACGAAAAGAAGCGCACGGTCGGCGTCCTGGAATCCGGGATCGAGAAGGTCGAGGACTACCTGGGCATCAGCAACCTCTATGAGGCTGCGAACACCCCGCTGATCGGGTTCCTGAACAACGCCATCAAGGCCAAGGAGCTCTTCAAGCGGGACAAGGACTACGTCATCCTCAACGGCGAGATCCTCATCGTTGACGAGCACACCGGACGCATCCTCGCCGGACGCCGCTACAACGAAGGCATGCACCAGGCCATCGAGGCCAAAGAGGGTGTGCAGATCAAGGCCGAGAACCAGACCCTCGCCACGGTCACCCTGCAGAACTACTTCCGCCTGTACGAAAAGCTCTCGGGCATGACCGGCACCGCCGAAACCGAAGCGGCCGAGTTCATGAGCACGTACAAGCTCGGCGTCGTGCCCATCCCGACCAACAAGCCAATGGCACGGCTGGACCAGCCCGACCTCATTTACAAGAATGAAGTCGCCAAGTTCGACGCCGTCGTCAAGGACATTGCTGAACGCCATGCCTCCGGGCAGCCCGTGCTGGTGGGCACCACCAGCGTGGAAAAGAGCGAATACCTCTCGAAGCAGCTGGCCAAGGCAGGCATCCGGCACGAGGTCCTGAACGCAAAGAACCACGCCCGTGAAGCTGCCATCGTGGCCCAGGCGGGCCGCAAGGGAGCTGTCACCGTAGCCACCAACATGGCAGGCCGCGGAACCGACATCATGCTCGGCGGCAATGCGGAATTCAACGCCGTAGCTGAGCTGAACAGCCGCGGACTGGATCCGGCCGAGAACCCGGAGGCCTACGAAGCGGCCTGGCCTGCCGCCCTCGAGAAGGCACAGTCTGCCGTCGCCGCGGAACACGATGAAGTGCGTGCCCTCGGCGGGCTGTACGTCCTGGGCACCGAACGCCACGAATCCCGGCGCATCGACAACCAGCTGCGCGGACGTTCCGGCCGTCAGGGCGACCCGGGCGAATCCCGTTTCTACCTCTCCCTGACTGATGACCTCATGCGCCTGTTCAACTCAGGTGCCGCTGAACGCATCATGAACAGCTCTTCGATGCCGGACGACGTCGCGCTCGAATCGAAGCTCGTGTCGAAGGCAATCCAGAACGCGCAGGGCCAGGTTGAGGGCCGGAATGCGGAACAGCGCAAAAACGTCCTGAAGTACGACGACGTCCTGAACCGCCAGCGCGAGGCCATCTACGGCGACCGCCGCCGCATCCTGGAAGGAGATGACCTGCATGAGAAGGTCGGCTTCTTCCTGGAAGACGTCATCGGCGCGATCGTCAACGACGCGACGGCGGAGGGCCACGGGGACGACTGGGATCTGGAAACCCTCTGGAAGAACCTCAAGATCGTCTACCCGGTGGGCCTGACGGTCGACGAAGTCATCGACGAAGCCGGGGGAAGGGCCCAGCTCACCCGGGACTTCCTGCTGAATGAGATCCTGTCCGATGCCCGGCTGGCCTACCAGGCCCGTGAGGATGCCATTGGCTCTGCTGCGATGCGCGAGCTCGAGCGCAGGGTTGTGCTCTCGGTGATCGGCCGGAAGTGGCAGGAACACCTCTACGAGATGGACTACCTCAAGGAAGGCATCGGCCTGAGGGCAATGGCCCAGCGCGATCCCCTGGTTGAGTACCAGCGTGAAGGCTTCGTCATGTTCCAGACCATGATGGAGGCTATCCGCGAGGAGAGCATCCGGTACCTGTTCAACGTGGAGGTCCAGGTCTCCGAGCCGGCTGTTCCGGAAGCCCTCGCCGGCATCAAGGACGCCCGCGGAGCCCTGGGCACTCCCATCATCAAGGCGGCCGGCCTCGAAGCCCCCGAACGGCCCGCCAGCCTGCAGTTCTCCGCCCCCAACAGCCAGGGCCAGGTCGAGACCAGGGTTGAGCGCACCACTCCTGCCAAGCAGTCAGGGTCGGGTTCACCTGCCGAGCCTGCCTCACGCCGGGACGTGCGAGCTTCCTCCAAGAAGAAGCGGCGCAAGTAG
- a CDS encoding SAF domain-containing protein, giving the protein MSLKTAVPQAPAQRLKKPSWKDPRLLVGILLVLASVAGVTALVAGAEKSTNVLVAARDLPVGTALETDDFDVVPVRLGTLEGAYMPAGEKIPDGAVAGALIRSGELLVRADLATSDQLDRKPLGLDVETPLPSGIRSGDRVDVWASLPDGRNGFSEPRKLLEAAEISEIAVAESVIAGPDATRLLVLVEDADLPALLGALSNQAKIAVVPNPSLR; this is encoded by the coding sequence ATGAGTCTCAAGACCGCGGTGCCGCAGGCGCCTGCCCAGCGCCTCAAGAAGCCATCATGGAAGGACCCCCGGCTGCTGGTGGGGATACTGCTGGTGCTCGCCTCGGTGGCGGGAGTAACTGCGCTGGTGGCGGGTGCGGAAAAGTCCACCAACGTTCTCGTGGCGGCCAGGGACCTTCCCGTTGGCACTGCACTGGAAACGGACGACTTCGACGTAGTGCCGGTGCGTCTGGGCACACTTGAGGGTGCCTATATGCCTGCCGGCGAGAAGATCCCCGACGGCGCAGTTGCCGGCGCGCTCATCCGCAGCGGCGAGCTGCTGGTGAGGGCGGATCTGGCCACGTCAGACCAGCTTGACCGCAAGCCGCTGGGGCTCGACGTCGAGACACCGCTGCCCAGCGGAATCCGGTCGGGAGACAGGGTGGATGTCTGGGCGTCCCTGCCCGATGGCCGGAACGGTTTCAGTGAACCGCGCAAGCTTCTGGAAGCAGCGGAGATCTCCGAGATCGCTGTGGCGGAATCCGTCATTGCCGGCCCGGATGCCACGCGGCTGCTCGTGCTGGTGGAAGACGCGGACCTTCCTGCGCTTCTCGGGGCCCTGTCGAACCAGGCCAAAATCGCTGTCGTCCCGAATCCGTCACTCCGATGA
- a CDS encoding helix-turn-helix domain-containing protein, which translates to MVEKRFLTLADVGEVLNISSSQTYALVRSGELPAIQVGGRGQWRVESAKLEEYIAGAYRKAAEARAALPQDEAADA; encoded by the coding sequence ATGGTGGAGAAGAGGTTCCTCACGCTCGCCGACGTCGGCGAGGTCCTGAACATTTCCTCGTCCCAGACGTATGCGCTGGTGCGTTCCGGAGAACTTCCGGCCATCCAGGTCGGTGGCCGCGGCCAGTGGCGGGTCGAATCGGCAAAACTCGAGGAGTATATTGCCGGCGCCTACCGGAAGGCGGCCGAGGCACGGGCTGCCCTGCCGCAGGACGAAGCTGCGGACGCCTAG
- the hpf gene encoding ribosome hibernation-promoting factor, HPF/YfiA family, with translation MEFMISGRNVAVSDRFRQYAAEKIGKVENLGNKVQRVDARVTKHENIREADSSLTVELTVLGRGPVVRAEASSADKFAAFDLAYGKLMERLRRASDRRKVHRGRHTPLAVRVATAGLEPARTAEPLAAQVAAEEPAPVEGNEADQEMQTGECPVLIRRKVFPGAPMTLDDAVDNMELVGHDFYLFVDSATGAPSVVYRRKGWTYGVITLDSKCAEGAEELREEMRGYRDNTVVTEGIEATA, from the coding sequence ATGGAATTCATGATCAGCGGACGCAACGTTGCAGTATCCGATCGGTTCCGTCAGTACGCCGCCGAGAAGATCGGCAAGGTGGAGAACCTCGGAAACAAGGTGCAGCGGGTTGATGCACGGGTTACCAAGCACGAGAACATCCGCGAAGCCGACAGCTCCCTCACCGTTGAATTGACCGTCCTTGGACGCGGACCGGTAGTCCGTGCCGAAGCATCGTCCGCCGATAAGTTCGCCGCCTTTGACCTCGCCTACGGCAAGCTCATGGAGCGCCTCCGCCGCGCCAGCGACCGGCGGAAGGTCCACCGCGGGCGGCACACCCCTCTCGCGGTACGCGTGGCGACCGCCGGGCTGGAACCGGCCCGGACAGCAGAGCCGCTCGCCGCGCAGGTTGCCGCTGAAGAACCGGCTCCCGTGGAAGGCAATGAAGCCGACCAGGAGATGCAGACCGGCGAGTGCCCGGTGCTGATCCGCCGCAAGGTCTTTCCGGGCGCCCCTATGACCCTTGACGACGCCGTCGACAACATGGAACTGGTCGGCCACGACTTCTACCTGTTCGTGGATTCCGCAACTGGTGCGCCTTCGGTGGTGTACCGCCGGAAGGGATGGACCTATGGCGTCATCACCCTGGATTCGAAGTGCGCGGAAGGCGCAGAGGAATTGCGCGAAGAGATGCGCGGTTACCGCGACAACACGGTTGTGACAGAAGGGATCGAAGCCACCGCCTGA
- a CDS encoding LysM peptidoglycan-binding domain-containing protein, with amino-acid sequence MRRLLEDLIQAAAAAAAGLLLVWSGTRLSEHTATFDILSAGSLTDLQSFAALAASAAGLLVLAWWTVGMTAGFISALLLRFGKQRAARTVGRFSPEFLRRLAAAALGLQVASVPMAALAVPPPGPAESAAGSPAAAVAWGGNLTIDPLWQPLQSSGGLDPFDPHWKPASEPVSGPLQSPPSARWQAPAHQDVTVTAGDTLWALAAAQLGPLATDAGIASHWPAWFELNRAVIGADPHVLQPGQVLAVPPLPAD; translated from the coding sequence ATGCGCCGGCTTCTGGAAGACCTGATACAAGCAGCTGCAGCCGCCGCAGCAGGCCTGCTGCTGGTCTGGTCCGGTACCAGGCTTTCGGAGCACACGGCCACCTTCGACATCCTCAGCGCCGGCTCGCTGACAGACCTTCAGTCGTTTGCTGCCCTGGCTGCCAGCGCTGCCGGTCTCCTCGTGTTGGCATGGTGGACCGTCGGGATGACGGCCGGCTTCATCTCAGCGCTGCTGCTGCGGTTTGGCAAACAACGCGCTGCCCGCACGGTTGGACGGTTCAGCCCGGAGTTCCTCCGCCGGTTGGCTGCAGCGGCTCTTGGCCTGCAGGTAGCCAGTGTCCCGATGGCGGCACTGGCGGTCCCTCCGCCCGGTCCTGCAGAGAGTGCTGCCGGGAGCCCTGCCGCCGCCGTCGCATGGGGCGGGAATTTGACGATCGATCCCCTGTGGCAGCCTCTGCAGTCATCCGGCGGCCTCGACCCGTTTGACCCGCATTGGAAACCTGCGTCGGAGCCCGTATCAGGGCCGCTGCAGAGTCCGCCTTCTGCCCGTTGGCAGGCTCCGGCGCACCAGGACGTAACTGTCACGGCGGGAGACACCCTGTGGGCGCTGGCCGCCGCGCAGCTTGGCCCCCTTGCCACAGACGCCGGGATCGCTTCGCACTGGCCGGCGTGGTTCGAGCTGAACCGTGCCGTCATCGGTGCAGACCCCCATGTTCTCCAGCCAGGACAGGTCCTGGCCGTTCCGCCGCTCCCGGCGGACTAA
- a CDS encoding winged helix-turn-helix domain-containing protein, with amino-acid sequence MPAALTLDQARRAVLCAQQFAKARPASPTPGQVGRVFDSLALLQIDSVNVLARSHYLPHFSRLGAYDRTVLDGMSSRHPRRMMEYWAHEASYIHPDLFADLRLWKKRSWAGSVEPEELRRSVSDALLALLEDKHPLTARQAEMLLGHAADREKTHWGWNWSVVKRVLEDLFEQGIVTSAGRTAQFERLYAPTAAVHPQGPASLEDGVDRGEALLRLTERAARSLGVGTANALADYFRLPVQDTLGAARTLSARGTLEETSVAGWKAPVFLHAAARIPRRCHGRGLLSPFDSLVFDRRRLRDLFGIDYRIEIYTPVAKRRFGYYVLPFLLRERIAARVDLKADRARGVLLVQSAHLEADAPDDTAVELAAELVLMARWLDLGEVMVRPVGNLAPALKLAVSRE; translated from the coding sequence ATGCCAGCCGCCCTGACCCTGGACCAGGCCCGCCGCGCGGTTCTGTGCGCACAGCAGTTTGCGAAAGCGCGGCCCGCCAGCCCGACTCCCGGGCAGGTGGGCCGCGTTTTTGATTCCCTGGCCCTGTTGCAGATCGACTCCGTCAATGTCCTTGCCCGCAGTCACTATTTGCCGCACTTCTCGCGGCTGGGCGCGTACGACCGAACGGTGCTGGACGGCATGTCATCCCGCCACCCGCGCCGCATGATGGAGTACTGGGCGCACGAGGCGAGCTATATCCATCCGGACCTGTTCGCAGACCTGCGCCTTTGGAAGAAGCGAAGCTGGGCGGGCTCCGTGGAACCGGAAGAACTCCGCCGGAGCGTCTCCGATGCGTTGCTGGCATTGCTGGAAGACAAACATCCGCTCACCGCGCGGCAGGCTGAAATGCTCCTGGGGCACGCCGCCGACAGGGAGAAAACACACTGGGGATGGAACTGGAGCGTCGTCAAGCGCGTGCTGGAAGACCTGTTCGAACAGGGGATCGTTACCAGTGCCGGCCGTACTGCCCAGTTTGAACGGCTCTACGCCCCGACTGCCGCGGTGCATCCGCAGGGGCCGGCGTCCCTGGAAGACGGCGTCGACCGCGGCGAAGCACTGCTGCGGCTGACGGAAAGGGCTGCACGTTCGCTTGGCGTCGGCACGGCAAACGCACTTGCCGACTATTTCCGCCTGCCGGTTCAGGACACCCTGGGGGCGGCCAGGACCCTGTCCGCACGCGGGACGCTGGAGGAAACCTCGGTCGCTGGCTGGAAGGCACCGGTCTTCCTGCATGCAGCTGCCCGCATCCCGCGCCGCTGTCACGGCCGCGGGCTGCTGAGTCCCTTCGATTCGCTGGTATTTGACCGGCGGAGGCTGCGGGATCTCTTCGGGATCGACTACCGGATCGAAATCTATACCCCTGTGGCAAAACGGCGTTTCGGGTACTACGTGCTGCCCTTCCTGCTGAGGGAAAGGATCGCGGCGCGCGTTGACCTCAAAGCTGACCGGGCCCGGGGAGTGCTCCTGGTCCAGTCCGCCCACCTGGAAGCGGACGCACCGGATGATACCGCCGTTGAGCTGGCTGCGGAATTAGTCCTGATGGCACGGTGGCTGGACCTCGGAGAGGTTATGGTAAGACCTGTGGGCAACCTTGCGCCCGCCCTGAAACTGGCCGTTAGCCGTGAGTAA
- a CDS encoding AAA family ATPase gives MSSIPVVTSGSGTAELVQGLERLQGPVTVIRRCSELAELIAACQSGMARAAIVDDDAVELTASLAERLSAAGVALIVLADDVETRERLDALGIRHASRTLDSESFADLVALAVSDLESRAGLPASTSSLADPGQPFRQWTLAESPCAGGGEGPRDRRGSVVAVWGPAGAPGRTTLALNLAAEAAAAGSTVILIDADTYAPSIAAALGLTEESAGIAQACRLADQGLLDEGSLAGSAISLDLLGQRMSVLTGITRSDRWIEIRGTALQRVLEQSRSIADITVVDCGFSVESDEELSFDTMAPRRNAATLIALESADTVYAVGAADPVGVPRLVRALTELLAAVPAVSPLIVLNKVRRSAAGRAPERQLSEAWERFGSGTIDAFLPADWEAADAALLAGTVLLEAAPSSPLRTAIAALANVPAGTRRRGRRHRRAGAK, from the coding sequence ATGAGCTCGATTCCGGTGGTGACCTCCGGCAGCGGAACGGCGGAGCTGGTCCAGGGGCTGGAACGCCTGCAGGGCCCGGTCACGGTCATCAGGCGGTGCAGTGAACTGGCCGAACTCATTGCCGCGTGCCAAAGCGGCATGGCCAGGGCAGCAATTGTGGACGACGACGCAGTAGAACTGACGGCCAGCCTTGCCGAACGCCTGTCCGCCGCGGGAGTCGCACTGATCGTCCTCGCGGACGACGTCGAAACCCGGGAACGGCTGGATGCCCTGGGGATCCGGCATGCGTCCAGGACGCTCGACTCAGAGTCATTCGCGGACCTGGTTGCCTTAGCGGTGTCGGACCTGGAATCACGGGCGGGCCTGCCGGCAAGCACTTCTTCACTGGCTGATCCGGGGCAGCCTTTCCGGCAGTGGACCCTGGCGGAAAGTCCGTGCGCCGGGGGAGGGGAGGGCCCCCGGGACCGGAGGGGGAGCGTGGTCGCGGTCTGGGGTCCGGCTGGAGCGCCAGGCAGGACTACGCTGGCGCTGAATCTGGCCGCCGAGGCTGCTGCGGCGGGAAGCACAGTGATCCTCATCGATGCAGACACCTATGCCCCCAGCATCGCCGCGGCGCTGGGCCTCACGGAAGAATCAGCCGGCATCGCCCAGGCCTGCCGGCTGGCCGACCAGGGCTTGCTGGATGAAGGCTCGCTGGCCGGCAGTGCCATCAGCCTGGACCTGCTGGGTCAGCGGATGAGCGTGCTGACCGGAATCACCAGGTCAGACCGATGGATTGAAATCCGGGGGACAGCACTCCAAAGGGTCCTGGAGCAATCCCGGAGCATAGCCGACATCACGGTGGTCGACTGCGGTTTCAGCGTCGAATCCGATGAGGAACTCAGCTTCGACACGATGGCGCCGCGCCGCAACGCAGCAACGCTGATCGCGCTCGAATCCGCTGACACTGTCTATGCCGTCGGAGCGGCCGATCCCGTAGGTGTCCCCAGGCTGGTCCGCGCCCTGACCGAGCTTCTGGCAGCCGTGCCGGCGGTGTCTCCGCTGATCGTGCTCAACAAGGTCCGGCGTTCCGCGGCGGGCCGTGCGCCCGAACGCCAGTTGAGTGAGGCCTGGGAACGGTTTGGGTCCGGGACGATCGACGCTTTCCTTCCTGCCGACTGGGAAGCTGCGGACGCAGCCCTCCTGGCCGGAACGGTCCTGCTGGAAGCGGCGCCGTCCTCGCCGCTTCGGACTGCCATCGCGGCACTGGCAAATGTTCCGGCCGGTACCCGCCGCAGGGGGCGCCGACACCGCAGGGCCGGAGCAAAGTGA
- a CDS encoding ComF family protein: MSFPRLIPFREADRVLQHPAAAGLLRACRELRSVLLPVVCAVCARPDESLCNGCAAAVRHATLRPFEASSGAGLLPFQEEDPAADAFCPARDGSSEEPQYRPLSVTAAGRYGTALARVLLACKNHGHTDLVPVLGTAMARALHSVPGIGQDCVHVVPVPGKTQARYRRGYDPLALILGYVGRRGLLPGKTHVSRLVRYRPGAEAAGWLRTRTAGQKGLGARARRRNVHGTMTAGPPGSLRGLKVVVADDVLTTGATVAEAVRALRGAGAEVVGAVVIAAARAPSAAR; this comes from the coding sequence ATGTCTTTTCCGCGTTTGATTCCGTTCCGGGAAGCGGATCGGGTCCTCCAGCACCCCGCCGCCGCCGGGCTGCTGCGGGCCTGCCGCGAATTGCGGTCGGTGCTGCTGCCGGTGGTGTGTGCCGTGTGCGCACGGCCGGACGAATCGTTGTGCAACGGATGCGCTGCCGCGGTCAGGCATGCCACGCTGCGCCCCTTTGAGGCATCTTCCGGCGCAGGGCTGCTCCCTTTCCAGGAGGAGGATCCCGCCGCAGACGCTTTCTGCCCGGCCCGGGACGGCAGCTCCGAGGAACCGCAATACCGCCCTCTTTCGGTGACGGCGGCCGGCCGCTACGGGACGGCACTGGCCCGGGTGCTGCTCGCCTGCAAGAACCACGGCCACACAGATCTGGTTCCTGTCCTCGGCACGGCGATGGCGCGCGCGCTGCACTCGGTTCCGGGCATCGGGCAGGATTGTGTCCACGTGGTCCCGGTTCCGGGGAAGACGCAGGCACGCTACCGCCGCGGATACGATCCGCTTGCCCTCATCCTTGGTTACGTCGGCCGCCGCGGACTGCTGCCCGGGAAGACGCACGTCAGCCGGCTGGTGCGGTACCGGCCAGGCGCCGAGGCAGCGGGATGGCTGCGCACCCGGACGGCGGGACAGAAGGGGCTCGGAGCGCGGGCCCGGAGGCGCAACGTGCACGGAACCATGACCGCGGGTCCGCCTGGATCCCTTCGGGGTCTGAAGGTGGTGGTGGCCGATGACGTCCTGACGACCGGAGCCACCGTTGCCGAAGCTGTGCGTGCCCTGCGCGGCGCCGGAGCGGAGGTGGTGGGCGCCGTCGTCATTGCTGCAGCGCGTGCGCCTTCAGCTGCCCGTTGA
- a CDS encoding Rv3235 family protein, whose protein sequence is MAILIVLPAPGEANAEGRELLARASGEPLPMPRPPVFSTVPGNAPPVVPQQRPVPVRALPPDPLPPGANWSSPPQDDARMEAIARSVTVGALEVLAGVRPLQQMSRWLDLDEFERLQMRTNLERGRAAASGARARRNVRILRVRVCPVAEGIYEVAVVAAETSTVRAAALRLELRRGLWKVTALEIG, encoded by the coding sequence ATGGCGATCCTCATTGTTCTTCCAGCTCCAGGCGAGGCAAATGCAGAGGGCCGCGAATTGCTGGCGCGGGCCAGCGGCGAACCCCTGCCCATGCCCCGTCCACCGGTTTTCTCCACCGTCCCCGGAAACGCTCCCCCTGTGGTGCCGCAGCAGCGTCCGGTCCCGGTCCGTGCACTGCCTCCCGATCCGCTGCCGCCCGGTGCGAACTGGTCCAGTCCGCCGCAGGATGACGCTCGCATGGAAGCGATCGCGCGGTCTGTCACTGTAGGTGCCCTGGAAGTGCTGGCAGGGGTGCGTCCGCTGCAGCAGATGTCACGGTGGCTGGACCTGGACGAATTCGAGCGGCTGCAGATGCGGACCAACCTGGAGCGGGGACGCGCCGCAGCCAGCGGGGCCAGGGCACGCCGCAACGTGCGGATCCTGCGTGTCAGGGTCTGTCCCGTCGCGGAAGGTATCTACGAAGTAGCCGTTGTCGCAGCCGAAACGTCCACAGTCCGCGCAGCGGCTCTCCGGTTGGAGCTGCGGCGCGGACTGTGGAAGGTCACGGCTTTGGAGATCGGCTGA